A stretch of DNA from Acidobacteriota bacterium:
TGGAATCGTTTTCCTCTTGCGACGAGCGGAGAACGACGGCTGAGGCTTTCAAAGCCATTCCAAATTCTGAAATCGAGCTTGTGGGGGGGATGATTCTTACTTCTATCCTGTCCCCTGCTCTAAGGTCGAGATTGGAGCAGAAATAGATACCCCCGCTGCTGATGTCGATCGAATAGGTGTCATCCTCCTGAACTTCTCCCGAGGAGTGAATCTTCATGATCTTCACCGCCATGGAATCCTTGATTCTTGGAGAAAGCCGCCGGTCTTGCTTGAGGTCCATTTTGCGCCCCCTCCGATAATTCCATCCGAGGAACAAATTTTATTTATTATACTACCTTAGGAGTCGAAGAATCAAGAATAGCAGAAAAGAAGTTTGCACGATTTACAGTGGAATCGTAAAATTTAAGAATAACTATTGGGAGAGAACATGCAAAGAAAGTTAGCGGCTCTGAACCCGATCATGCTTTTCTTATTTCTATTGTTTTCGATCTCGGTCTGCAGCGCCATGCAGCGCGTCGAGGGAGGAAGAAGGGTCCCTCCTCCAACAGAGAAGGGGTCATTCGTTGGAACCTGGTATTATGTAGATCGCGATCAGCAATTTGCAATCTTCCTCATGAAGGAGGGAAGGAAGGTGAAGGCAAAACTGCGCTGGGAAATGAAGACTGGAGAATCCTTTGAGACGGACTGGGATGGAGAGTGCAGATACATGTACCGGGGAAACGAGGGCATTGTCCATTTCGACATAGCGAATCCAGGAAACAAGAAGAGACTGGATGGTAAATGGCTCTGGCAGTACAAGTACGGAGCCAACGAGAGAAAGGAAATGGCCACTTTCAACATTTACAGGGCAGAGGAGGGACTCAAACTCGTCTGGCTCATGCCGGACTGGCAGAAAGTGTTCAGAGAAGGTGATAAGGAAAAGAAGATGAAGTTCCAGCAGATGCACATTCTGAGGAAGGCATCGGAACGGATCATTAATTGGGAGGAGATACCCTTCTAAACAGATTTTTTAGATCCGCTTTTCTTCCAGAAATAGATGTAGGCGCCTGTAGCGATTATGGCCGTTAATATTCCGAGAAACTGAGATGTCGATAGAGCCTCGCCAAATAGAGATCCTCTGAAGTCTCCTCGATACATTTCTATGTAAGAACGGACAATCCCATACAGGATGAAAAGTGAGATGCCTATCTGCCCGTCAAACTTCTTCCTCCTGTACATAAGGGCCAGGATGATGGCGATGGCAAAACATCCTAACGCTTCGTAAATCTGCGTGGGGTGAATCGGAACATAGGGAAGATCGGGATGAATGCGGTGTGCCAGAGCATTAGTGAATGTAACCGCCCATGGGACGTCGCCAGGCTTTCCATAACAGCATCCTGAGAGAAAGCAACCCAAGCGGCAGATGCCAAGCCCGAGCATGATGAGAGGCGCGTAAATGTCCATGAGCGTCAAGACAGGAAGACCCCTGTACCTCGCATACGAAACACCGACAAAAAATGCGGCTAGCAGACCTCCGTACCAGACACCACCAGAGATGAAAATGATCCATATAACTCGGGGATTATTAAAAATTTGCCTGTAACTTATCATAAGATGAAATAGTTTTGAGCCTATTAAGCCTGAGATCCCCGCAAAAAAATAAAACTCGACCAGCTTTCCATAATCCAGCTTTTCCCTTATCGCTAAAAACTTAAGAAGGTATAAGGTGATGATGATTGTGATGACGGCCATGAAGCCGTAGCTGCCGATCTTCCAGAACCCAAAATCGAAAAGTAAAGGATGCATTCATCTCCTCGATAATTTTGAACTGATGCGGGCGGTTGGTGGCGCTTTGCCTCAGCCACCTGTCGATATACTTAAAGATGTCATTTTTGTCTTACAGGGTTGAAGGTTCACCTCCTTAAAATCCGAAGAGACCATAAAGTATACAATCCTTCCATATAAAAACAAGTTTTCATAATACTTGAACTTAGGCTTGCCCGTTCAAAAATTAATTCAATAAAATTAGTATCATTGCTATACATGACAACTTGATTAAATAGCATATTTTCAGAGTCAATTCTTTTAATGAATTGCTAGTTGTTGTCATTAAAACATTTATTGACGTTTTAAATAAAATTTGTCAGATAAAAATTAAAATTAGACATTTTTCATTGATAGACTCCTGTCTTTTTCAAGATATAAAAATAGAAATTTAAGAAAGGGTGTCTTTTGCCTGCAAGAACGAAAGTTCTCCTCATCTCGATGCCGGACCAGATACTGCTTTTCAACTGGCTTGGATATTTCATTCCGAATTTAGGCCTCACAAGCCTTGCAGGAAATGTCGATAAAAGATACTGTGAAGTAAAGATACTCGACCTAGTCTACAAGGCCAGGGGTGTCACCAGGACATTGATTGATATCATTAGAGAGCACAATCCGGATCTGGTCGGATTGACGGCTATGAGCTTTCAGTTTGCCAGTGCCGTGAAGGCGGCCAGAATCATAAAATCCATCAATCCAAGAATCAAGATCATGATCGGTGGCTATCATGCGGCGCTGAACAGTGAGGAGATAGTAGCTAGCCAGGATTCGCAACCCTTTGACTTCATAATCCGGGGTGAAGGAGAAGAAACATTCAGTGAACTGATCGAGGCATTTACCCTGGGGAGGGGTCCTTATAATTCCATCAAAGGGCTCACGTTCAGGGTTAACGGAGAGTTTCATTCGAATCCTAGCAGGGAACTCATTGATCTGTCTTCCATCGCCTTGCCGGATAGATCGACAAGAATATTTTCATATGTTCAGACAGGGTTCAACCCTGGTCTAGATGTAGTGGAAACGTCAAGAGGATGCTATATGAGCTGCAACTTCTGCAGCATCATGAAGATGTACGGCAAAAGCTTCAGAACCTACGATCTGGAAAGAGTCATCGAAGACATCAGAATCATCAAGAGCATGGGGGGAAAGAGAATCATCTTCGTCGATGATAACATCACGCTTGATGTGGCAAGACTGGAGAGACTCTGCCATGCTATCGTGGAAGCCGGCCTGAACGACATCCGCTATGGGACGCAGGCTTCAAGCACAGGGATCGCATCGAGCGAAGAACTCGTCAGGGCAATGAAAGCGGCTAATTTCACATCTGTTTTCCTTGGCATAGAGAACATATCTCCGGAAAGGCTCCATGCCATGCGAAAGGGAAACATCGTCAATCATAGCATTAAGGCGGTGGAGATGCTGAACAGATACGAAATAGGTATCATGGGAGGTTTCATAATCGGCCTTCCCGACGACAGAAGAGAAGACATTAAGAATATCTTTGATTTCTGCAGGAAATACGACATAGATATCCCAGTTCTTCAGTGTGTGACTCCTTATCCAAAGACCGAGCAGAGAGAGCATCTCCTGAAAGAGGGTCTCGTCATCAATCCCCATGACTTCAGCAAGTACAATGGATTGCAGGTCAACGTGCGGACAAAACATCTCACCATGCGACAGATCGAGCGAGAGAGGAACAAGGGGTATTTCTTCTTCCTGTTGAGGGTATTCCTCTTCGGGAAGAGCAAGTATCTTAAAAAATCCTTTCACAATGTTCCCAATTTTGCCAGGATCTACATGGCTGCAATGCTTTCTTCTGTCATCCTCTTCATTCTTCTCTTTTCCAAGAAATGGTCCAGCGTCTCCCATTGCCGATTCGAAACATACTCGGAAAAGATGCTGAGCCCTTTCCGTTCTCTCCAAAACCTCTTCTCAAGGCATCGTATCCAGAAGGAAGCCAGTCCTCTTCCTCATGCCCGGCTGGAAACCGAGAAGGAAAATTAATAAGCCCGGCGCTTCGCCAGTACTCCTATGATCCCGCCGGTGCTCTATGGATGAGCATTGTTGACAGGGCAATTCTTCGATGATAGATTTTGAACTGGTCTGAGCCATGAGAATCACTGCCAAAGGAATCTATGCCATACGGGCGATCTTTGATCTGGCACATCATTCGAGCGGAACACCTGTTTCCCTTACCTCCATCTCAAAGAGGCAGAACATCTCCCTTCCCTTTCTCGCTCAGATCTTTCACCTTCTGAGAAAAGGGAATATCGTGAAATCTGTCCGGGGGCCCAAAGGAGGATTCATTCTAGCCAAACGATGCGAGGATATTTGCATAGGCGAGGTCCTGCGGATAGTAGAAGAACCACTCTGTACTGTTGCTCCGACTATCTCCGGAGAAGTGCGGAAGAAGAAAAGAGCCGATGAATGCATCTCTAATCTTCTCTGGAGGAGGCTGGGCGAACAGATCGTCAGACTTCTTGACAGCACCTCCATCGCGGATCTCCTGAAGGAGACCGAATGCCCCGAAATTTGCACCTTCATACCGTACCTGGAACCCAAAGGTATCAGGAAAAGATGAACAGACTTTTCTTTGATTACAACGCAACGACCCCCGTCCGGGAGGAGGTCATGACAGAAATGCTCCCCTTCTTTTCAGAGAATTTTGGAAATCCTTCCAGCATCCACCGCTGGGGCCAGAGGGGAAGGGAAGCTGTTGAGAGCGCAAGGGAGAAGGTAGCAGCTTTGATCTCAGCGAGCAGCGAAGAGATTGTCTTCACCAGCGGGGGCTCTGAGGCAAACTCGCTCGCTCTAGCCGGAACCGCCTTAAATTTGCTTGATAAGAAGGGACATATAATCGTTTCTTCCATCGAGCATCCTTCCGTACTCAGGTGCGCAGAATTTCTCGAAGGGCTTGGCTTCAGGATTTCGAAGGTTAAGCCAGATTCTCATGGGGTCGTCCCGCCAGATCAGGTTTTCAGGGAGCTGCGAAGAGACACTATCCTAATCAGCATCATGCATTCCAACAATGAGACTGGAGCGCTGCAGCCAGTTGAAGAGATCTCTACGATGGCTCACGAGCGGGGGATCCGTTTCCACACGGACGCTGTGCAGAGTGCCGGAAAGGTACAGTTTAGTATCAAAAAGATCGATCCTGACCTCCTTCCTCTCTCCTCTCATAAATTTTATGGTCCAAAAGGGATCGGGGCCCTCTACGTGAAAAAAGGGGAAAGGCTTTCTCCATTGATCTTCGGCGGAGGTCAGGAAAAGGGGCTGAGAGGTGGGACAGAAATGGTTCCCCAGATCGTTGGAATGGGAGTCGCCTCCAGTCTGGCAGCACGCGAGATCGATCATTATGAAGGGAGACTATCCTCGATAAGGAACGAATTTGAAAGAACGATAAAAGAGAAGATTCCCGGGGTGATAATAAATGCCGAAGACGCGCTGAGGCTGCCCAACACGAGTAGCGTCATCTTTAAAGGTGTTGATGCTCACTCGCTCATGATATCTCTCGATCTGGAGGGAGTTGGAGTCTCGACAGGCTCTGCTTGCCATTCCGGAACGGTGGAGCCTTCTCATGTCCTCCTGGACATGGGAATAAGCAGAGAAGATTCTCTATCCACGCTTAGAATCAGTTTTGGCCGCATGACTTCCCTTGAAGATGCTCTGATCCTTTCTTCCATCCTTAATAAGAAAGTCACGGAATTGAGGTCAAAAAAAAGAGGCTGAAGGATGAGAGTGGCCGTTGCAATGAGTGGGGGTGTGGATAGCTCTGTTGCTGCTTCAATTCTTGTAGAACAGGGATACAACGTCGTCTGTCTGACCATGCGGCTTCTGGACCTGAAGGGAGAGGAAGGTGGGGCCCCGCGCTGTTGTTCTCCGAAAGATATAGGGGATGCGAGGAGGGTGGCAGCACAGTTGGGCATCCCGGCTTATGTCATCGACATGAGGGAAGAGTTCAGAAAGAGGATCGGTGAATATTTCTTCTCTTCCTACCTCCAGGGAAAGACACCAAATCCATGCATCCTCTGCAACAGCGAGCTGAAGTTCGGCACCCTTCTTAGAAAAGCTCTTGAGATTGGAGCCGATAAGATCGCGACAGGACATTATGCGAGGATAGAATTTTCTGAATCGTTTGGGAGATTCTTGTTGAAGAGAGGAATAGAAGCATCCAAGGATCAGGCTTACTTTCTTTTCAACCTGGATCAGGAGCAGATGGCCAGGACCATTTTCCCAGTCGGAGAGATGACTAAGGAGGAGGTGAGAGAAAAAGCGAGATGCATTGGTCTAAAGGTTGCGGAAAAAGAGGAAAGCCAGGACATCTGCTTCTCCCCCGGCGGCGATTGCAGATCCTATATCAGGCACGTGATTGAGGATAAACCCGGAGAAATCATAGATTCATCGGGTCTTGTTCTCGGTTCCCACAGAGGGATACATCATTTCACGATCGGACAGAGAAGAGGGATAGGAATAGCTCATCCGCGTCCGCTTTACGTTCTAAGAATAGAGCCGGAAAGAAACAGAGTTGTTGTTGGTGAAGCGGAAGAATTGTACGAGAAGAGCCTGCTTGTTCATGGAACGAACTGGATCTCATGGGAGGAGCCTCCCATGGAGTTCAGAACGACGGTAAAAATAAGGTCGACACATCGCGGGGAACCGGCACTGGTCAGAAGAGTTTTGAACCAGCTCTGGCGGGTGGAATTCGATGAGACTGTAAGAGGAATAGCTCCAGGGCAGGCAGCCGTCTTTTATGATGGAGATACCGTCATTGGCGGTGGGTGGATCAGCATTATGGGCAGTGAAGATATTGGCGTTGACAGAGAGTCCTTGTTCTGATACAAAATGTGAGCAAGCGGGCATAGCTCAGCTGGTAGAGTGCAAGCTTCCCAAGCTTGAAGTCGCGGGTTCGATCCCCGTTGCCCGCTCCATACAAATTTCAATAGTAATAATTTCAAAATCCATAAAACATCTCGAAGCGCATTCAGCGGAAATAATATCTTGCCTCAGCTGTGATGTAGTGGTAAATTCATAGATAATTAAGGAGATATCTGTTTTGGCAGCCTTTAAGGTTTGTCAAAAAGGAGCTCAATTTGAAGATTCTGCTTGTTAATGGCACTGGGTTGCTGACCGATCTGGAAAGATCGTTCTTGAAGAGATATCACTGCACGATCATAATTTCTGGGGATGCATCGGATGCTCTGAACAGGGCAAAGAGCGAAATGCCTGATGTCATCGTCCTTGACTCATCCATTTCCTCCTCGGACCCGTTTCAGTGTTGTCGGAAATTAAAATCTCAACTTGAGACGAAAAGTATCCCCATTATTTTCCTTGCATTCCCCGAACAGGTCGGCAAATGCAGGGAAGCTGGATGTGATTGTATTATCGAGAAGCCGATTCAGAAAGAAACATTCCTGAGACATCTATCCCGATTCATTGATCTGGCTGAACGTGAGTCGGAGAGAATCCATGTCGTAAAAAAGGTCCACTGCAACATGAAGGATTCAGCTCCCTTTAAACTTTATTCAAAGGATTTGAGCATCTCAGGCATTTTCCTGAAGAGCCGGAACCCCCTTCCAGTCGGGAGTCTCATTGAGATGAATTTCCTGCTTTCCGGCAGGGGGGACAAAAGAATCAGGGCTTCCGGTGAAGTCGTCCGGTGTATAGAGCATGAAAGGGATTCCCATCTGATAGCGGGGATGGGAATCAGATTCAGAGAGATGAAAGCCGCTGATAGACTTGCCATCAATCACTTTCTTGGAGGGAAAGGGAAATAAGTATGACTCAACCCTCGATGAAAAAAAGGATATTCGTCATCGATGACGAATTCGAGATATTGGAGTTGACCAGGATGATCCTCGAAAAGGAAGGGTTTCAGGTCATGGGAGCAAGTTCAGGAAGGGAAGCCCTCCTGAAGCTACAGGAGATATCACCGGACCTCATCCTTCTTGACATCAACATGCCTGAAATGGGAGGATGGGAACTTCTGCGAGTGCTGAAAGCCGATGAGATTACAGCTTCTATCCCGGTGATCCTCTTCACGATAAAATCCGAGGTGAGAGACAAAATCCATGGCATTCAGGAAGGCGCATTCGATTACATCACCAAACCCTTTTCATACGACGAACTCGTTTCGAGGGTCAAGAGAATCTTCGAGTGTTTGCACTACGCCGGTGGAGGAACTGCGTCTGCCGAGATTGGATGATCGTTCTGCCACTCTCAATGGAGTGTTAATGGAAAAAGAGAGAAAACGAGATGAGAGCCTGCAGCTGAAGATCAATTATCTCAAGATGAAGAGTGCCCTTGTGGATCGAAATACAGGGCTGCCTTCCTTTCACATCTGCTTCGACGATATCAGGAGCTTCATGGAGCACCGCCGTTATGTGGGAGTGATCCACATCGAGATCAGTAACATATACCTGGTGGAATCCCTCTATGGCTGGCAGAGCTTCGAGAAGATCCTGAAGAAGATCTCAGAGAGATTGAACGAGTTGCGGGGAAAGGTTTTTTCCGAAAAGTCAATCCTGACAATGAACGCTGCCTATGGGGACAAGTTCATTCTCTTCGTTTCCGAAACGCTGGAAGGAGAAGACATCACTCCCGAGAACCTACTCGACCTGACCGATAAGCTGACGGATAGTCTCTCAGGAGAGTTTCTCTCGGAAGAGTATGCGACTATGGCTGCAAGACTGGGATTCAACCTGGGATGTTCAATCCTTCAGGAGAGCCCTTTCTACAGATTGGAGCGCTTAGTCTATCAGGCCATTGAGGAATCCAGGAACATGCCCTTAAGGAGGGAGGAAAAGAGAATATCAGCCCTCACATCGGAATTGAAGAACATCATCAATGCGGAAAAGATACAGACCGTTTTCCAGAATATCGTGGACGTAAGTAACATGGAAGTCTTCGGATACGAGGCTTTTTCCAGGGGGCCGAAGGACAGCGCCTTTGAGAAACCAGCCATGATGTTCGCTCTCTCAAACCGAATGGGGATGTCCGCTGACCTTGACAGGGTATGCAGGAAAGTTGCTCTGAAGAATGCTGAGGGACTCCCAGCCGGTGCCAAGCTGTTCATCAATTCTCTTCCATCAAGCATTGCAGATCCGGACTGGATCAGCGGCAAGATTGACGAACTCCTCTGGCAGCACGGAATGAGAGCAGAGGACATTGTTCTTGAGATCCCGGAGAAACACTACAATGAAGATTCGACCTCCTTTGAGAAGAACGCCCGCTTTCTGAAGGGGAAGGGGATGTCAATTGCCATCGACGATATAGGAACGGGATATTCCAGCCTTCAGACGATCATGGACCTGAATCCGGATTACCTGAAGATCGATGAGAGCCTGATACGCGACGTAGATAAAAATCTCATCAAGCAGGAGCTGATCCGCTCTCTCATTCAGATTGCAAGCAACATAGGTGCCTTCATCATTGCTGAAGGAGTGGAGACCGATCATGAGCTCGACACGGTGAAAAAGGTTGGCGTGAGATATGCCCAGGGGTATTTCTTCTCCTATCCAGTGGGAAGCTTGGGAACATTCTCAAAGAAAGACCTGAAAAATCACTGAGCCCGCGGGATGGGTTCAATTTGAAGGCAAGGTAGAACGAAGGATAATTTAATAGATGCTGGAGAACGATCTTCTCGACAAATTTTTCTCTCTTCTGTCCTCCGGACTTCTCTCCGAATATGCCTATCTTCTTGCTACGCTCGTTGGATCCATCGGTCTGATTGCTCTCATCCTTGCCATAATCCTGATAAAGGCCAGAGGAACCAAGAAGGAGATTCACAAGATACTGAGGGGGACAGAGGAGTTTCTGCACGGGAATTACGAGTGGAGGATCGATGTCGCGAATGACGGAGAATTAGGAAAGATATCTGCCAATATTAATCAGATCGTCTCCGACTTCAGGGAAAGATCATCCGAGATCGAGAACTCCAGGGATTATTTTCATAACCTTGTGGAAAGTGCCGCCGATTGTGCCATCCTCTCCGTCGGCACAGACTGGGACATCGTTTCTTTCAACACAGGCGCTGCCAGTCTTCTGGGCTGGGAAAAGGAGCAGATTATCGGAAAGAACGCCAGCGTAATATTCGGCGAAACAACATGGCTCAGCCTACTTTCCCTTCTGGCTAAGAAAGAATTCAAAGAAAGGTCCTTCCTTCTGAAGGGAGAGTTCAAAAGGAAGGATGGCACACTCTTCCAGGGAAAGGCCTCAATCCATCCGGTCAGGTCTAAAGCTGTAGCCATTGTGGGCTTCCTTCTCATAGTGGGCGACATATCAGAAGAGGAAAAACTCGAAAAAGAGCTGAAAGCATCGGAAGAAAGGTACAGGTCCCTTTCCGAGGGGCTGGCAGAGGCGGTCTTCATCATGCAAAAGGGGAAGATCATTTTCGCGAACTCTGCTCTCGCCACCCTTCTTGGATCGAACAAGGAGCAACTCGTGGGAAGTCTCTTCCTGGATTTTGTTTCGACCGAAGACCTTATCCTTGCAATGAGCTCTTTCAATGAACTGGAAAGCAATCCCGGAAAGAAGATCGCGATTAATCTTAGGATAATGGACAGGACCGGACGGGGTTCCGCGGAGATGGCTCTCGTGGTCTCTTCCATATCCTTCCAGGGGGAACCTGCGATCATAGCCTCCATGGCGGACATCACGGAAAATGCAAGAATGGAAAGGAGAATGAGAGTCCACGAGATGAGGCTTCAGTCAACTGTGGACTCCGTTTCCGATGCGATACTGCTTGTCGATGAACTTCCTTCCGGTGCTACAGTGGTCCTTGTAAACAAAAGCTGGCAGAAGCTGTTTGGCATAGAGCCTGTTTCGCTCCTGGGCCTTTCGCTGGAAAGAGTAATGGATGTACTCTCGGCAGTGATGAAGAACGGGGAAGATTTCAGGAGAAAGATGGCCTGGATCCTCGGAGGAGCAGAAACTAGAGAAGCGCTACTCTTCGAACTTGAGAAACCGGAACCAAGGATCATAGAATGCGTAACCTCTGCCATCGAAGAAGCGGAGAGAGGAATCGGTGCAAGAGTCTTCTCGTTCCGTGATGTGACGAACCAGAAGGAATTCGAAGAGAGGCTGAAGGAGAACGCAGAGGAGTTGAAGAAGTCCCGAGAGGCTCTGGAAAAGGCATACAGCGAGCTTAACATCGTCAACGAGAACCTGCAGAGAAGAGCCCAAGAACTGGATCGGATGAATCAGGAGTTGCGAACGCTTGATGAGATGAAAACGAAGCTACTTGCAAATGTATCGCACGAACTTCAGACACCTCTGGTCTCCATCAAGGGATACACCGAGATGATTCTGAAGCGGAAGCTGGGTGCTATCACCGAAGAACAGGAGAAAGGACTCAAAGTTTCTCTGAAGAACATCGATCGATTGATAAGGATGATCGATAACCTCCTGAATTTTTCCAGGCTGGGAAAGGAGGAAGAAAAACTCCAGCGGGAAGAATTTCCGCTCTGGCAGGTCATCGATGAAGCGATCGAGCTCGTCAGGGAGAAGATGGAAGCCAGCGACATTTCCATCATGACGAAGTATCAAACCGAGGATCTCCAGGTAAATGCGGATCGCGGGAGGATCTCCCAGGTCTTCATCAACCTCCTCTCCAATGCCATCAAGTTCAACAGGCATGGAGGAGAGGTCTTCATCCTGGTCAGCAGAGGGACCCCAGGATATCTCATAGTTGACGTTAATGATACGGGGATAGGGATCCCTCCGGAGCACTTGGACAAAATATTTGAAAGATTCTACAGAGTGCAGTCCATGCAAGCGAGAGCGCTTGAGGGAACAGGCATCGGGCTTTCCATCGTGCGCGACATACTTAAACAGCACCAGTGCGATATCAGCGTTCGGAGCAAAGTTGGTGAGGGCTCCACCTTTACCTTCACGCTCCCGCTCGCAGAAGCGCGAGAGAGATCCTTGACCGCTCCCCCTGCAGAATCCTCGATATATCCTCAGGAGGAAGCAGAAACAGAGAAACCGATCAAGGAGATCAAAAAGGTCGGAACAGTCAAAATAAAGATTATAAAGAGCCCGATCAAAGGGCGCATCAAGAATTTGAACCACTGAAGAGTCAGGAAATAGAAAGCTTTCTCAATCTTTCATAAAGGATGATGGCCGCCGAGGCGTTGACGTTCAATGAGTCAACCCCACCGGCCATGGGAATGCAGATGCTTCCATCGGTGAAATCAAGATAGCTTTCCGGTATTCCTTTCCCCTCGCTTCCGAACAGGATCAAAGAAGGCCGTTGAAAATCAACTTCCGTGTATCGCAGAGAGCCTGCCGAAGATGTTGCGTATATCCTGATCTCTTTTTTCTTCAGGAGTGCAAGGGACTCCTTCCAAGTGAGGCTTCGTACGATCGGAATGGCAAAGAGGGAACCCATGCTCCCGCGCACTGTCCTGGGATTGTAGACATCGGCACAGCCTTCGAAGACGAGAACCGCGGTTGCAGAACCTGCATGGGCAGTGCGAATAAGAGCTCCAAGGTTGCCGGGATCCTGAACGCCGCATAAACCTATGAAGAGGGGAACCCCCTCCTGCATTTCATCGATCCCACTTTTGATGACTTCCTCCAGAGACTGGTCGATCCATTTCGCAAGAGCAATGACCTCTTGATTCGTATGACGCGATTTAATCCGATCCATGAGGGAATCAGAAACTTCAATAATGGGGATCCCTTTCCGGGATGCCAGAGCCATAAGATCGCGCACTTTGTTCCCGGCAATTGCCCGCGTTCTTGTGCTGAATAGCAAGGTGCGAATAAATGGAGCTGAACTGAATCTACCGGAGAGAGTATCGTGTATGATCTTGAATCCTTCAAGGACGAACTCCCGCTGCTCTTCCCTGAATCGAGGATAGGCAAGAAGCTTCCTAATCTTCTTTATCAGAGGGTTGTCCTTACTCTTCAGCATGTCAAACGGTTCACTACCTGGAATGCTTTGATGATACTATAAGTCAAAGCAGGGTTAAGGACAAGTCTAATATGCAATGATCGCTGGGTTAATTGAAACTTGATGGGAGAAATGAAATAATTTCAAAAGACATGTTATGGTTAAATATCAATTCTGAAAACCCGGACCAGGATGATCTGAAGAAGATCGCTGATTTGCTATCGCGGGGAGGAGTGGCGTGCATTCCCACGGAAACATTCTACGCTCTGGCAGCGTATCCTTTTCTGCAAGAAGCCGTTGATAGAATCTTTTCTATGAAAGGAAGGGAACATGAAAAGCCTCTCATTCTGCTGCTGCATGATAGGAATCAGGTTTTCGAACTAGTCTCGGAGATTCCGGCAAGCTTTCATCCGCTCGCCACATCTTTTTGGCCGGGAGCGTTAACCATGCTTTTGAAGTCATCGGAAGGAATACCGCGCTGGATAGATGCCGGAACCGGAAAAGTAGGCTTGAGAGTCACGTCTAACAGGATTGCTGTGGAATTAATCAAGAAATGCGGTTTCCCGCTCACGGGCACGAGCGCCAATAAGTCCGGTAAGCGTCCCGCCTTAACATCTGCTCAGGTTCTGAACTATTTCGGAAAAGAGATCGACTGTATTGTAAATGGGGGTAACTTGAGCGGAGGTAGACCCTCCACCCTGATCGACATCACGGTCGAACCACCAGTCCTTCTCAGAGAAGGGAGGATAAGCAGGGAAGAAATTGAAAGTGTTTTAAATAGAAGGATCGCCGGATGATAGAACATGCCTCTTCAAAATTTTATGAGGAGAAGCGATAGTTCGTCGGATAGCGTCTTCTCTCCAA
This window harbors:
- a CDS encoding RNA methyltransferase — encoded protein: MLKSKDNPLIKKIRKLLAYPRFREEQREFVLEGFKIIHDTLSGRFSSAPFIRTLLFSTRTRAIAGNKVRDLMALASRKGIPIIEVSDSLMDRIKSRHTNQEVIALAKWIDQSLEEVIKSGIDEMQEGVPLFIGLCGVQDPGNLGALIRTAHAGSATAVLVFEGCADVYNPRTVRGSMGSLFAIPIVRSLTWKESLALLKKKEIRIYATSSAGSLRYTEVDFQRPSLILFGSEGKGIPESYLDFTDGSICIPMAGGVDSLNVNASAAIILYERLRKLSIS
- a CDS encoding PAS domain S-box protein, with amino-acid sequence MLENDLLDKFFSLLSSGLLSEYAYLLATLVGSIGLIALILAIILIKARGTKKEIHKILRGTEEFLHGNYEWRIDVANDGELGKISANINQIVSDFRERSSEIENSRDYFHNLVESAADCAILSVGTDWDIVSFNTGAASLLGWEKEQIIGKNASVIFGETTWLSLLSLLAKKEFKERSFLLKGEFKRKDGTLFQGKASIHPVRSKAVAIVGFLLIVGDISEEEKLEKELKASEERYRSLSEGLAEAVFIMQKGKIIFANSALATLLGSNKEQLVGSLFLDFVSTEDLILAMSSFNELESNPGKKIAINLRIMDRTGRGSAEMALVVSSISFQGEPAIIASMADITENARMERRMRVHEMRLQSTVDSVSDAILLVDELPSGATVVLVNKSWQKLFGIEPVSLLGLSLERVMDVLSAVMKNGEDFRRKMAWILGGAETREALLFELEKPEPRIIECVTSAIEEAERGIGARVFSFRDVTNQKEFEERLKENAEELKKSREALEKAYSELNIVNENLQRRAQELDRMNQELRTLDEMKTKLLANVSHELQTPLVSIKGYTEMILKRKLGAITEEQEKGLKVSLKNIDRLIRMIDNLLNFSRLGKEEEKLQREEFPLWQVIDEAIELVREKMEASDISIMTKYQTEDLQVNADRGRISQVFINLLSNAIKFNRHGGEVFILVSRGTPGYLIVDVNDTGIGIPPEHLDKIFERFYRVQSMQARALEGTGIGLSIVRDILKQHQCDISVRSKVGEGSTFTFTLPLAEARERSLTAPPAESSIYPQEEAETEKPIKEIKKVGTVKIKIIKSPIKGRIKNLNH
- a CDS encoding response regulator, which translates into the protein MKKRIFVIDDEFEILELTRMILEKEGFQVMGASSGREALLKLQEISPDLILLDINMPEMGGWELLRVLKADEITASIPVILFTIKSEVRDKIHGIQEGAFDYITKPFSYDELVSRVKRIFECLHYAGGGTASAEIG
- a CDS encoding EAL domain-containing protein, translated to MEKERKRDESLQLKINYLKMKSALVDRNTGLPSFHICFDDIRSFMEHRRYVGVIHIEISNIYLVESLYGWQSFEKILKKISERLNELRGKVFSEKSILTMNAAYGDKFILFVSETLEGEDITPENLLDLTDKLTDSLSGEFLSEEYATMAARLGFNLGCSILQESPFYRLERLVYQAIEESRNMPLRREEKRISALTSELKNIINAEKIQTVFQNIVDVSNMEVFGYEAFSRGPKDSAFEKPAMMFALSNRMGMSADLDRVCRKVALKNAEGLPAGAKLFINSLPSSIADPDWISGKIDELLWQHGMRAEDIVLEIPEKHYNEDSTSFEKNARFLKGKGMSIAIDDIGTGYSSLQTIMDLNPDYLKIDESLIRDVDKNLIKQELIRSLIQIASNIGAFIIAEGVETDHELDTVKKVGVRYAQGYFFSYPVGSLGTFSKKDLKNH
- a CDS encoding L-threonylcarbamoyladenylate synthase; this translates as MLWLNINSENPDQDDLKKIADLLSRGGVACIPTETFYALAAYPFLQEAVDRIFSMKGREHEKPLILLLHDRNQVFELVSEIPASFHPLATSFWPGALTMLLKSSEGIPRWIDAGTGKVGLRVTSNRIAVELIKKCGFPLTGTSANKSGKRPALTSAQVLNYFGKEIDCIVNGGNLSGGRPSTLIDITVEPPVLLREGRISREEIESVLNRRIAG